One region of Zingiber officinale cultivar Zhangliang chromosome 7B, Zo_v1.1, whole genome shotgun sequence genomic DNA includes:
- the LOC122005836 gene encoding receptor-like protein 51: MAQPLSALPLLILLISGAGAAAPPPEVPSRGSDLDPRQLTALQSMGFPTSRDPCSVPSARDNATACDNSAPFRHLVSLRLANCSPDLDLPTTALRALSTLRSLSFLRCPVSAPKHLPVSLASSLRSFSCDTSLRRLTGVWLSRLQNLTDLSVVGVPISTSGPAVVLSQMRRLRSVTIARTNLSGGVPRHWHALDLVYLNFSSNRLKGRIPSSISALGSLQNLDLSSNALSGTLPDSIGDLADLKNATFAHNSLSGPIPDSISQLSSLTHLDLSSNQFNGSIPKFVAEMKQLKFLNLEKNNFQGVFPFNATFLRKLDVFKVGGNANLCYNRTQLPSKLKLKLGIAPCDKYGQPVSPPPDRSTRADSDYADDGSDEGSGDNGGGGGGNHHGPSKLVLGVAIALSCLVFLVIFLICLSKICR, from the coding sequence ATGGCGCAGCCCCTTTCCGCCCTCCCTCTGCTAATCCTACTAATCTCCGGCGCCGGCGCCGCCGCTCCTCCGCCGGAGGTCCCCTCGCGAGGCTCCGATCTAGACCCACGGCAGCTGACTGCGCTCCAATCCATGGGGTTCCCCACCTCCCGCGACCCCTGCTCTGTCCCTTCCGCCCGCGACAACGCGACCGCCTGCGACAACTCCGCCCCATTCCGCCACCTCGTCTCCCTCCGCTTAGCCAACTGTTCCCCCGACCTCGACCTCCCTACCACCGCCCTCCGCGCCCTCTCCACTCTTCGCTCACTCTCTTTCCTCCGCTGTCCCGTCTCCGCCCCCAAGCACCTCCCGGTTTCCCTCGCCTCCTCCCTCCGCTCCTTCTCCTGTGACACCTCCCTCCGCCGCCTCACCGGCGTGTGGCTCTCCCGCCTCCAGAACCTCACCGACCTCTCCGTTGTCGGCGTCCCCATCTCCACCAGCGGTCCCGCCGTCGTCCTCTCCCAGATGCGCCGCCTCCGCTCGGTCACCATAGCTCGGACCAACCTCTCCGGCGGCGTTCCCCGCCACTGGCACGCTCTCGACCTCGTCTACCTCAACTTCTCCTCCAACCGCCTCAAGGGCCGCATTCCCAGCTCGATCTCCGCCCTCGGCTCCCTCCAAAACCTCGATCTCAGCTCCAATGCCCTCTCCGGAACCCTACCTGACTCCATCGGCGACCTCGCCGACCTGAAAAACGCAACTTTCGCCCACAACTCGCTCTCCGGCCCGATCCCCGACTCAATCTCCCAGCTTTCGTCGCTGACCCACCTCGATCTGAGCTCGAATCAGTTCAACGGAAGCATCCCAAAGTTCGTCGCCGAAATGAAGCAGCTCAAATTCCTAAACCTGGAGAAGAACAACTTCCAGGGAGTCTTCCCCTTCAACGCGACCTTCCTCCGCAAGCTCGACGTCTTCAAGGTCGGCGGCAACGCCAACCTCTGCTACAACCGCACGCAGCTCCCCTCCAAGCTCAAGCTCAAGCTCGGCATCGCGCCCTGCGACAAGTACGGCCAGCCGGTGTCGCCGCCACCGGACCGCTCCACGCGGGCGGACTCAGACTACGCCGACGACGGCAGCGACGAAGGAAGCGGAGACAATGGCGGCGGCGGAGGCGGAAACCACCACGGGCCTAGCAAGCTGGTGCTCGGGGTGGCGATCGCCCTCTCCTGCCTCGTTTTCTTGGTCATCTTCCTCATTTGCCTATCCAAAATCTGCCGCTGA
- the LOC122005838 gene encoding protein CONTINUOUS VASCULAR RING 1-like isoform X2 has protein sequence MGEEGSPSSMGSLERDRELLIPVSMELHGSTNASSSSSHHHSGREAFYKVIRSWASKKFMTGCVILFPIAMTFYITWWFFHFVDGFFSPVYAQLGINIFVFMSSWLGASVLGLGEWFIKRMPFVRHIYNASKQISSAVSPDQNKQAFKEVVIIRHPRLGEYAFGFITSAVSLQHTYSVEEELYCVYVPTNHLYVGDIFLVSSKDIIRPNLSVREGIEIVVSTGMSMPQILTTLDPHMVPVDRTKI, from the exons ATGGGCGAGGAGGGGTCGCCGAGCTCGATGGGGAGCCTGGAGAGAGATCGGGAGCTTCTTATTCCCGTATCCATGGAACTCCACGGTTCCACCAatgcttcttcctcttcctctcatcaCCATTCCGGTAGAGAG GCTTTTTATAAAGTCATCCGTAGTTGGGCTTCGAAGAAGTTTATGACAGGATG TGTCATTCTCTTTCCTATTGCAATGACGTTCTATATCACTTGGTGGTTTTTCCATTTTGTGGATGGATTTTTTTCTCCAGTCTATGCTCAACTTGGGATAAACATATTCG TTTTCATGTCATCATGGTTGGGCGCATCTGTCCTTGGCCTTGGTGAATGGTTTATTAAGCGCATGCCATTTGTTCGTCATATTTACAATGCTTCTAAGCAAATAAGTTCTGCTGTCTCACCAG ACCAGAATAAACAAGCCTTCAAGGAAGTCGTGATTATTAGGCACCCTCGGTTAGGTGAATATGCATTTGGATTTATCACATCTGCGGTTTCCCTACAG CATACTTATTCTGTTGAGGAGGAACTCTACTGTGTTTATGTTCCAACCAACCATCTCTACGTTGGCGATATTTTTCTAGTCAGCTCGAAAGATATTATTAGACCGAACCTTTCTGTCCGTGAAGGAATTG AGATTGTTGTTTCTACTGGCATGTCGATGCCGCAAATTCTCACTACACTTGATCCGCACATGGTACCAGTTGATAGAACTAAGATCTAA
- the LOC122005838 gene encoding protein CONTINUOUS VASCULAR RING 1-like isoform X1: MGEEGSPSSMGSLERDRELLIPVSMELHGSTNASSSSSHHHSGREAFYKVIRSWASKKFMTGCVILFPIAMTFYITWWFFHFVDGFFSPVYAQLGINIFGLGFATSITFIFLVGVFMSSWLGASVLGLGEWFIKRMPFVRHIYNASKQISSAVSPDQNKQAFKEVVIIRHPRLGEYAFGFITSAVSLQHTYSVEEELYCVYVPTNHLYVGDIFLVSSKDIIRPNLSVREGIEIVVSTGMSMPQILTTLDPHMVPVDRTKI; this comes from the exons ATGGGCGAGGAGGGGTCGCCGAGCTCGATGGGGAGCCTGGAGAGAGATCGGGAGCTTCTTATTCCCGTATCCATGGAACTCCACGGTTCCACCAatgcttcttcctcttcctctcatcaCCATTCCGGTAGAGAG GCTTTTTATAAAGTCATCCGTAGTTGGGCTTCGAAGAAGTTTATGACAGGATG TGTCATTCTCTTTCCTATTGCAATGACGTTCTATATCACTTGGTGGTTTTTCCATTTTGTGGATGGATTTTTTTCTCCAGTCTATGCTCAACTTGGGATAAACATATTCG GGCTTGGTTTTGCTACTTCCATAACGTTTATCTTTTTGGTTGGAGTTTTCATGTCATCATGGTTGGGCGCATCTGTCCTTGGCCTTGGTGAATGGTTTATTAAGCGCATGCCATTTGTTCGTCATATTTACAATGCTTCTAAGCAAATAAGTTCTGCTGTCTCACCAG ACCAGAATAAACAAGCCTTCAAGGAAGTCGTGATTATTAGGCACCCTCGGTTAGGTGAATATGCATTTGGATTTATCACATCTGCGGTTTCCCTACAG CATACTTATTCTGTTGAGGAGGAACTCTACTGTGTTTATGTTCCAACCAACCATCTCTACGTTGGCGATATTTTTCTAGTCAGCTCGAAAGATATTATTAGACCGAACCTTTCTGTCCGTGAAGGAATTG AGATTGTTGTTTCTACTGGCATGTCGATGCCGCAAATTCTCACTACACTTGATCCGCACATGGTACCAGTTGATAGAACTAAGATCTAA
- the LOC122005835 gene encoding proline-rich receptor-like protein kinase PERK2, producing MSASPPTTSGPLPPSSTPPPVASAPPPPTNSAPPPTTSNAPPPPSNSASPPTTPIPPPPVSSPPPNSASPPPTSPPPATPPPATSPPPTSAPPPPTSPPPATPPPASPPPLSSPPPPSPSNSAPPPASPPPASPPPPPPSNPAPPPASPPATSPPPPPPSNPAPPPASPPPASPPPPLLPPRSPPPPQVGPPSPVLSPPPPPLTRSPPPPITPPRNVPPPSPPPSSPLTPSPPSPPLTPSPPSPSLTPSPPPGPPPPSSNTSSSSSSTGAIAGGGAAAAVVLALLLGVFLFLCRRSRRRRPPTPTSSPHPDYPYPPHYTPSPVKLSSSETMPLSSGPSRHSGSRHLSGETPLSPSSPAFNLNFAKINFTFEELARATAGFSDANILGRGGFGQVFKGTLDGKEFAVKRLTAGSGQGDREFLAEVEKLSRVHHKHLVTLEGYCISGSQRMLVYEYLPNKTLEFHLHGKDQPTMEWSIRVKIAVGSAKGLAYLHEDCRPKIIHRDIKAANILLDMNFEPKVSDFGLAKFQGEGDTHVSTRVVGTFGYVAPEYAVSGKLSDKSDVFSFGVMLLELISGRRPVFSGQGYMDESLVTWARPLLTQAGKDGNYDALIDPCLEKVYDPNEMTRMVACAAACVRQSAKLRPRMSEIVRFLEGELPLEVLHGEVLPGHSAIESSSNSEFMRRLRRMAFGNPEDTSSSLCSVSESNENQDSSFVDNDPYEIAWSRRSTKDFSSEV from the exons ATGTCTGCGTCGCCCCCGACGACCTCGGGTCCCCTGCCGCCGTCCTCGACGCCTCCTCCAGTGGCCTCTGCGCCTCCTCCTCCGACGAATTCCGCGCCGCCTCCGACGACTTCGAATGCTCCGCCGCCCCCTTCCAACTCAGCGTCGCCTCCGACGACGCCCATCCCGCCCCCTCCGGTTTCCAGCCCTCCGCCTAATTCGGCGTCGCCGCCTCCTACATCTCCTCCTCCGGCAACTCCTCCGCCGGCGACGTCCCCTCCGCCTACCTCAGCGCCGCCGCCTCCCACCTCTCCTCCTCCAGCAACACCTCCGCCGGCATCCCCTCCTCCACTATCGTCGCCGCCGCCGCCCTCTCCTTCGAATTCCGCTCCTCCCCCTGCCTCCCCTCCGCCCGCCTCTCCGCCGCCGCCCCCTCCTTCGAATCCCGCTCCTCCCCCTGCCTCCCCTCCGGCCACCTCGCCGCCGCCGCCCCCTCCTTCGAATCCCGCTCCTCCCCCTGCCTCCCCTCCGCCCGCCTCGCCGCCGCCACCGCTCCTCCCTCCTCGGTCACCGCCTCCACCCCAAGTGGGTCCTCCCTCGCCGGTCCTCTCTCCACCTCCGCCACCCTTGACTCGGTCGCCCCCTCCACCAATCACTCCTCCGCGTAACGTACCTCCACCGTCGCCGCCCCCTTCATCTCCGCTCACACCATCTCCACCGTCGCCTCCACTCACACCATCTCCACCGTCGCCTTCACTCACACCATCTCCACCGCCAGGTCCGCCACCTCCATCCTCGAACACCTCAAGCTCGTCGTCCTCAACTGGAGCAATAGCAGGAGGGGGAGCAGCGGCGGCCGTGGTCCTCGCCCTTTTGCTGGGCGTATTTTTATTCCTCTGCCGGAGGAGTCGCCGGCGACGACCTCCGACACCAACATCTTCCCCACACCCAG ACTATCCATATCCTCCTCATTATACTCCTTCACCGGTGAAGCTCTCTTCCTCAGAGACAATGCCTCTTTCAAGTGGACCGAGCCGCCATTCAGGATCCCGCCACCTCTCCGGTGAAACTCCATTATCGCCCTCTTCCCCAGCCTTCAACCTCAATTTTGCAAAGATCAACTTCACTTTCGAAGAACTGGCACGGGCAACCGCAGGATTCTCCGACGCTAATATTCTCGGCAGAGGTGGCTTTGGCCAGGTTTTCAAAGGCACACTCGATGGCAAGGAATTCGCCGTCAAGAGATTGACAGCCGGGAGTGGGCAGGGCGACCGAGAATTCCTTGCCGAAGTCGAAAAACTCAGTCGTGTTCATCACAAACACTTGGTGACATTGGAAGGCTACTGCATTTCTGGAAGCCAGAGGATGCTTGTGTATGAGTATCTTCCTAACAAGACTCTGGAGTTTCACTTACATG GGAAGGATCAGCCGACGATGGAATGGTCGATCAGAGTCAAGATTGCTGTTGGTTCCGCTAAGGGGTTAGCTTATCTTCACGAAGATT GTCGTCCTAAAATTATTCACCGTGATATCAAGGCTGCCAATATTCTCCTTGATATGAACTTTGAGCCGAAG GTTTCAGATTTTGGGCTGGCTAAGTTTCAAGGCGAAGGCGACACACATGTTTCGACTAGAGTTGTTGGAACCTTTGG GTATGTGGCACCTGAATATGCAGTTTCCGGTAAACTAAGCGATAAGTCGGATGTCTTTTCTTTCGGAGTAATGCTGCTGGAATTGATCAGTGGAAGACGACCTGTGTTTTCAGGTCAAGGTTACATGGATGAGTCTTTGGTTACTTGG GCAAGACCATTGCTAACACAAGCTGGAAAGGATGGCAACTATGATGCCCTCATCGACCCATGTCTTGAGAAAGTCTACGATCCTAACGAGATGACACGCATGGTTGCTTGCGCCGCTGCCTGTGTACGCCAGTCTGCAAAACTTCGGCCGCGAATGAGTGAG ATTGTTCGGTTCTTGGAAGGGGAGTTACCTCTCGAGGTTTTGCACGGAGAAGTTTTGCCTGGACACAGTGCCATTGAGAGTTCATCCAACTCTGAATTCATGAGAAGATTGAGGAGGATGGCATTTGGGAATCCAGAAGATACAAGCAGCAGCCTTTGCAGTGTGAGTGAGTCAAATGAGAACCAAGATTCCTCGTTCGTCGACAATGATCCATATGAGATAGCATGGTCGAGGAGAAGCACCAAAGATTTCAGTTCTGAAGTATAG
- the LOC122005837 gene encoding mitochondrial adenine nucleotide transporter ADNT1-like, with the protein MESEDLGRKGTEESAAPNAIVNLAEDPKLAGEGVKDPGRSFMSICKSLVAGGVAGGVSRTAVAPLERLKILLQVQNPHYIQYNGTIQGLKYIWRSEGFIGLFKGNGTNCARIIPNSAVKFFTYEQASREILWLYRWQSGNEDAQLTPVLRLGAGACAGIIGMSSTYPMDMVRGRITVQTDKSPRQYRGMIHALATIYREEGFRSLYRGWLPSVIGVIPYAGLNFGVYESLKDWLIKTNPYGLAEDSELNISTKLACGATAGIAGQTFAYPLDVIRRRMQMVGWKDAGTIVTGQGKSKAPLEYNGMVDAFRKTVQNEGFRALYKGLVPNCVKVAPAIAITFVTYEATKDVLGVEK; encoded by the exons ATGGAATCGGAAGATCTGGGCCGGAAGGGGACGGAGGAGTCGGCGGCCCCCAACGCGATCGTGAACCTAGCGGAGGACCCGAAGCTCGCGGGGGAGGGAGTCAAGGACCCCGGCCGCTCGTTTATGAGCATCTGCAAATCCCTCGTCGCCGGAGGTGTTGCTGGAGGAGT ATCAAGGACTGCTGTTGCTCCACTTGAACGATTAAAAATCTTACTTCAG GTCCAAAATCCTCACTATATTCAGTATAATGGAACAATACAAGGCCTCAAGTACATTTGGAGATCTGAGGGTTTTATAGGGCTTTTCAAAGGCAATGGAACCAATTGTGCACGAATCATCCCAAATTCTGCAGTTAAATTCTTTACTTACGAACAAGCTTCACG CGAAATTCTGTGGCTTTACCGGTGGCAATCCGGCAACG AAGATGCTCAACTTACTCCTGTGTTGCGCCTTGGAGCGGGAGCTTGTGCTGGAATTATCGGAATGTCATCTACTTATCCCATGGACATGGTTCGAGGAAGGATCACTGTCCAG ACAGACAAGTCCCCTCGCCAGTACAGAGGAATGATTCATGCTTTAGCAACCATTTATAGGGAAGAAGGTTTTCGATCTCTTTACAGAGGCTGGCTTCCGTCGGTCATTGGAGTT ATCCCCTACGCCGGCCTCAACTTTGGTGTCTATGAATCTCTGAAGGATTGGCTGATCAAAACTAATCCATATGGACTTGCTGAAGATTCTGAGTTGAATATCTCCACGAAGCTGGCTTGCGGAGCTACAGCCGGAATCGCTGGCCAGACCTTTGCCTACCCGCTCGATGTAATTCGGAGAAGAATGCAAATGGTGGGCTGGAAGGACGCTGGCACAATCGTGACAGGCCAGGGTAAGAGCAAAGCACCCTTGGAGTACAATGGAATGGTTGATGCCTTCAGGAAGACGGTCCAAAACGAAGGCTTTCGTGCATTGTACAAGGGTCTGGTCCCCAACTGTGTCAAG gtTGCGCCGGCAATTGCCATTACATTTGTGACTTATGAGGCCACAAAGGatgtccttggagtagagaagtGA